Proteins encoded in a region of the Solanum dulcamara chromosome 9, daSolDulc1.2, whole genome shotgun sequence genome:
- the LOC129903155 gene encoding uncharacterized protein LOC129903155, producing MGNGYNQHHQQQLYHHILHGSSGFFLPMLCKLSIKDVKLQNSKNPSSSANLSADNHNEPTSPKVSCMGQVKRNNRVIGFPTPYRPTSTTAITGPVNSKVKYLKLKKLFSGKNFTPGTNTGGIRKSTKVNDTSKINVVEVNVSELDPPLPVVKKVNPAQAADGGLWKRRSGGTALKSLQIQQIHLPIDNSLLQPTTV from the coding sequence ATGGGAAATGGATACAATCAACATCATCAACAGCAGCTTTATCACCATATTCTCCATGGAAGCAGTGGTTTCTTCTTACCAATGCTTTGTAAACTTTCAATCAAAGATGTAAAATTACAAAACTCCAAAAATCCTTCTTCTTCCGCCAATCTCTCCGCCGATAATCACAACGAACCGACTTCCCCAAAAGTCAGTTGTATGGGCCAAGTCAAAAGAAACAACAGAGTCATTGGGTTTCCGACGCCGTACAGGCCAACTTCTACCACCGCCATAACCGGACCGGTGAATTCCAAAGTGAAGTACTTGAAGCTGAAGAAATTGTTCTCCGGTAAGAATTTTACTCCCGGTACTAATACCGGCGGAATTCGAAAATCTACCAAAGTGAATGATACAAGTAAAATTAATGTTGTTGAAGTGAATGTTAGTGAATTGGATCCGCCGTTGCCGGTGGTGAAGAAGGTGAATCCGGCGCAGGCGGCGGACGGTGGTTTATGGAAGAGAAGATCTGGTGGGACTGCATTGAAAAGTTTGCAGATCCAACAGATTCACTTACCGATTGATAATTCTTTACTGCAACCGACCACTGTCTAG